In the Podospora pseudocomata strain CBS 415.72m chromosome 5, whole genome shotgun sequence genome, one interval contains:
- the lcc1 gene encoding laccase, multicopper oxidase, benzenediol:oxygen oxidorectuctase (CAZy:AA1; COG:Q; EggNog:ENOG503NVU0), with protein MTISVRFESPFLLILTSSPLHPPPHPVLLSVYSLQFLFMMKSFFSAAALLLGLVAPSAVLAAPSLPGVPREVTRDLLRPVEERQSSCHTAANRACWAPGFDINTDYEVSTPNTGVTRTYTLTLTEVDNWLGPDGVVKQKVMLVNGDIFGPTITANWGDWIQVNVINNLRTNGTSIHWHGLHQKGTNMHDGANGVTECPIPPKGGSRIYRFRAQQYGTSWYHSHFSAQYGNGVVGTIVVNGPASVPYDIDLGVFPITDYYHKPADVLVEETMNGGPPPSDTVLFKGHGKNPQTGAGKFANVTLTPGKRHRLRIINTSTHDHFQLKLQNHTMTIIAADMVPVQAQTVDSLFLAVGQRYDVTIDANKSVGNYWFNATFGGGLACGASLNPHPAAVFRYQGAPNTLPTNIGTPAADANCMDLNNLTPVVSRSVPTSGFTPRPNNTLPVSLTLGGTPLFVWKVNGSSINVDWDKPIVDYVIAQNTSYPPQANVITVNSVNQWTYWLIENDPTGPFSIPHPMHLHGHDFLVVGRSPDQPAGVPQTRYRFNPATDMALLKSSNPVRRDVAMLPANGWLLIAFKSDNPGAWLFHCHIAWHVSGGLSVQYLERPNDLRNGFSQADKNQHNNNCNAWRAYWPTNPFPKIDSGLKVKKWVGEHPDWYIKN; from the exons ATGACCATCTCCGTCCGTTTTGAGTCACCctttcttctcatcctcaccagctctcctctccatcccccccctcacccggTTCTCCTCTCGGTCTATTCTCTTCAGTTCTTGTTCATGATGAAGTCCTTCTTCAGCGCCGCGGCGCTCCTGCTTGGCCTCGTCGCCCCCAGCGCCGTCCTGGCCGCACCTTCTCTCCCGGGCGTGCCCCGTGAGGTCACTCGTGATCTTCTTCGTCCCGTCGAAGAGAGGCAGTCTTCGTGCCACACTGCCGCCAACCGTGCTTGCTGGGCCCCTGGTTTTGATATCAACACGGACTACGAAGTCAGCACTCCCAACACCGGAGTCACACGCACC TATACTCTGACCTTGACCGAAGTTGACAACTGGCTCGGTCCAGATGGCGTGGTTAAGCAGAAGGTCATGCTTGTCAATGGTGACATCTTTG GGCCTACCATTACTGCTAACTGGGGTGATTGGATTCAAGTCAATGTCATCAACAATCTCAGGACTAATGG CACCTCTATTCATTGGCACGGTCTCCACCAGAAAGGAACAAACATGCACGATGGTGCCAATGGTGTCACCGAATGCCCTATCCCGCCCAAGGGAGGCAGCCGCATCTATAGGTTCCGCGCTCAGCAATATGGCACCAGTTGGTACCACTCGCATTTCTCGGCCCAATACGGCAACGGCGTCGTTGGCACCATCGTGGTCAATGGTCCTGCTTCGGTTCCCTACGATATCGATCTTGGTgtcttccccatcaccgaCTACTACCACAAGCCGGCTGATGTCCTGGTTGAGGAAACCATGAATGGCGGTCCCCCTCCCAGTGACACTGTTCTCTTCAAAGGGCACGGAAAGAATCCCCAGACCGGCGCTGGTAAATTTGCCAATGTCACGCTCACCCCCGGCAAGCGTCATCGTCTccgcatcatcaacacctcgACCCACGATCACTTCCAGTTGAAGCTCCAGAATCACACCATGACCATCATTGCCGCCGATATGGTTCCCGTTCAGGCCCAGACTGTTGACAGTCTCTTCCTTGCCGTTGGCCAGCGCTACGATGTCACTATTGACGCCAACAAGAGTGTTGGGAACTACTGGTTCAACGCCACCTTTGGCGGCGGTCTTGCCTGCGGTGCTTCGCTCAATCCTCACCCGGCTGCGGTCTTCCGCTACCAGGGAGCTCCCAATACTCTTCCGACCAACATTGGCActcctgctgctgatgccAACTGCATGGACCTCAACAACTTGACACCTGTTGTCTCCCGCAGCGTTCCTACTAGTGGCTTCACTCCCCGCCCTAACAACACTCTGCCCGTCTCCTTGACCCTCGGCGGCACACCCCTCTTTGTCTGGAAGGTCAATGGCAGCTCCATTAATGTCGACTGGGACAAACCGATTGTTGACTACGTCATTGCCCAAAACACCAGCTATCCTCCTCAAGCCAACGTCATCACCGTCAACAGCGTCAACCAGTGGACTTACTGGCTCATCGAGAACGACCCTACCGGCCCCTTCAGCATTCCGCACCCGATGCATCTTCACGGTCATGatttcctcgtcgtcggccgcTCCCCCGACCAACCGGCCGGTGTTCCTCAGACACGCTACCGCTTCAATCCCGCCACTGACATGGCCCTGCTCAAGAGCTCCAACCCGGTCCGTCGCGACGTCGCCATGCTTCCCGCCAACGGATGGCTGCTCATCGCCTTCAAGTCTGACAACCCCGGTGCTTGGCTTTTCCACTGCCACATTGCCTGGCACGTGTCTGGCGGTTTGTCGGTGCAGTATCTCGAGCGCCCCAATGACTTGCGCAATGGTTTCAGCCAGGCGGACAAGAAccagcacaacaacaactgcaATGCCTGGAGGGCATACTGGCCTACtaaccccttccccaagatCGATTCCGGGTTGAAGGTAAAGAagtgggttggtgagcatCCTGATTGGTATATCAAGAACTAA